One Dunckerocampus dactyliophorus isolate RoL2022-P2 chromosome 15, RoL_Ddac_1.1, whole genome shotgun sequence genomic window, AGAAGCTAAAATagctgggtttttttattttaaacttgtattggtacttgtcttgcatatttcctagctaccttttgagtgttaaattgctgtgtgatgattttagcgttctttgtaagacaACACCTTGAGTCAgattgttatattgagtaatgacctcctgggATTTCTGATTGTTTTGAGTTTCCTAATAGTTCATGATTGGTTCCTGTCAAATAACGAGCGGTGCGCGccatgacgtggacatgtgcggcttatagtccggtgctgATTATCCAATTATCCTAATTAGAGTTGCattggtatgctggagcctatcccagctgacttagggtgagaggtggggtacactctggactggttgccagccaattgctgCGGTGctgcttatatatgtacaaatctcttTTTCTGTCTATATTTAGTGAGTGCGGCTTAAATACCTGTGCGTCTCATACACCGTCTCATACACCAGCACTTACAGGTACTTTTTTTGTGGTAACGCAAATAGAAAATGGTTTTATGTCACTAtctggagggggaaaaaagtgctgcagctatgaatccaccagagggcgctgtctcacaaggCAATTCGCACaatattttccagcaggaagatgcgttgacaagacgtgatgttgCACGTTTTGTAAGTATTGTACACTGTCAGTTTGTCATTTGtacttaatgtgtaaaactgaactTAAAATGTGCCCGGGAGAGATGCATAATGAGAGTATCAAAAACCAGGCAGTTTTAGTTTAAGATGTGTGTAATAGCTAACTTAGTATTAACATTCCAGTCAGTGTTCATGCATTTGCCAGCCATCTCTGTGTGTCTCTTCATCAATTATTCTGGGGGTTATGACCCGTCACCGTGGGTGTTTATGACAGACAAGTCACTTCCTGGTGTTTGCGGTCTGGCTGCATCTCAAACAGCCCAACTCTGGTGACTCCCCTGAAGGTGGGTCACATGCTTCACCACCATACTAATGACAAGGGGTGGGGAATTTAGCGTTTGAGCTAGAGATTTAGCTCCCTCTGTAGGCAGGAGAGATCTACTGAAGTGATGGTCATGTAGATAAAATGACAGCAGCCTCTGTGAGGAAGAGCTTGCAGGCAATAGCAGGCATTGATCCACACATGACCATCCATCTGTCTTATTGAGCTTATTGATACTCGGGCAGCATGTGCGCAGGGGACTGCACAGGGAGTGCACTTTGTTATTCAGGGTGTAGTTTGAAAAGGTATTCATTCAGGAGTTAGTTTTTTCCCAAATCAGCCGTTATACTGGAAAACATCCCTGTTAGCTTTTCAGATGAGAAGACAAAAAGAACGATAATTAGATGCAATTTGGCCTGAGTCTGAATGACTGTATCTGTTTCTATGAGCAGAGAAATTCAAATTTGCACACATTATTGTCTCTTCTGCTTAATTAAATGCACCCTGCAGCACAGCTTTAAAGTGACTTTGATCATCAGAGTTTTCCAGTGTgaaaaacccttttcccgcTCATTTTTACAGCCATATTTACAGTCATTGTGCTTCAAGTGCTGGCTTTATATGGAGTTTAAAATCCTAATGATGTAAACAATGCAGACAATTTAGGTGAAGGGGAAAACACTCAAGTATAAGTGTATtgtataagtgtgtgaggcaggaAGCAGCTTGAAAGAAATaaagacatattttttaaatctgctaagctaacttttaaaaacacaggaacCCAATACTGGAGGCTGGCgggttgtgtgttctgtgttgcTGTGGTGCAGTAATTGCTTAATATCAATAAACAAATGTACACATAACTAGAAGAACGTCAGCTGCTGTAAAAGCTAAGCGGGACCGACTTCAGGAAAATGTATCCAAACAATTCAAATCACTAGCCCAAGGATAGCGGTTCATATTGGTATTGTTTCGGGGGGGTTTTATGTCGGTGAGTGagtgatgacgtgctccacacATCAACAATGCATATTATTCGGATTAACTTtgatctttgctctttttttgccctatttttgctgggttttcttttcattttccaagTACTTAACTTTCTCCATAATCTTTGTAAACATTCTTCTCGTAATactgtattatgactttattctcataatatttttactttattcccataatattaattttttttccttgtcctaattttccccaaaaattacaactttattttcttttgttttttgtcaaaaaatacaattttcatttaaaatctgtgctactaaaatgacattatttttcttcattataTATACAACATATATATAAGTTCTACATACGTACTGTATTTTCTCAGGTTGAGGCGTACCCCCAACCAAGACTAGTTTCACtcatttgtggtgcaaaaccATCGTTAAGATGCAGTGGAGTGAGACCTCTGTCTACCAACGACAACCCactgcaacaacaaaaatacaaaactctAATTGCATACAGAAGTCATTGTTTTCAGGCTTTTGCGAgccacaaaaaacaaagtggCGGACTGAATCTGGCCcccaggccttgagtttgacacctgtgatttAGACTTTGTAAATGTAGAGAATAACTTgatttatttggaaaatgtcatttacaaCTGAATTTGTCCACAGTTTAAGAGGTTGAAAGCAAACTGAagtgatttttaatttttatggcaaaaaagtaaaaaaaaaaaaaaagaaactgctTCAAAATAGGCTTCACAAAATCAGTTTTTCTGGGAATCTGTGCCAGACTTTAAAACCCTGATCTAGAGGGTTCACAAGTGTCTGACTTTTTCTATTCTGTATTTGTTTGTCTTCAGCTGAGTGCAAGTCTGACAAATAAAGGCAGTAAACCCTACTAAAGTCCACTTCCATAAACAGTTCTCAATGGgggaaaaacaatccaaatgcAATCAGCGAGTCTCTCTTagcataaaaacaaataagaaaacttgtttatgtctGAACCTCACAATTGGGCAATAAAAACAGAACTCTGGCATGCCTCCTTTATACTCAGTCTTTGTAATTCCCTGACTTGACATTTGGCTTCCAGATTATCATATAGCTCCACTCTGCACAAAGGCCTACAGCACATTACAAATAATTGCAATGTGAAACGCGAGCAATGAGGCTTGAACTTAAATTGAAGAGCCATTATACAGCTTTGCAGACATCCTCGTGGTTGTTAAGATTCAACACTGGCAATGGCCGCTATAAAAGATGCGGGgggtcactttgatacattttctacacTAAAGTTGCTAAAaccaagtctttaatctcaggTCTTGAGTCAGGTCTCAAGTAAAGccatgcaagtccaagtcaagtcaatATGAAGTCACTGGCTTGAAATGTTCGCGTCCTTTCAAGCGCTGTATAATGTTTAGCAAATAAAATGCccttttaacaatgtaacactgTATTCAATTTGACaagtacaatgaatgcattttgaattgttgtatgtttgttttttttgtttttttaactaagGCTAGTGTGACAATTATAGCCACACGAAAacagtgctgacatagcattcaagATTGGTCAGTGCGTAGGaatgtaatccacaccctctttgtttgttcttaaacctgactggacgttaaaagatgcattcagtgaggcagattctgtggggaAATGCGTTTTCTTGCtagaaatgacataataacaatcacattggttgaatactttgaatggggacacattttgctcaacacactcactgaaaatcggCACTGAAatagtattttcaagtcatcagaataaagtccccagtcactgatgtcaaagttgcaagtctttgttGATATTGTCAATTCGAAtcaaagtcataaaaattgtgGCTCGAGTTTAACTCGCGTGAGTCGAGTCGACGCCTCTGGTTGTTCGTAACATATCTAAGAATACAAgcggtcctcgggttacgtacgagttctgttcctagactgtgatgtaagctGATTTTTGGTGTAAGTCGACTCTTAACTGTACACAGAACGCATAAAGgacaaaaatattataataaatcaCTAAagacaagaattaaatgaaactgtaCAGTCATACAAACTAAAAGCCAAAACACTAGCAACCTTTACatgtcaataatgagaccactaaaCTGCTGTTTAATACCGTCTCGCTCTCCGACCATCTGTGAATACGACATATTTCCTGACTGTGCGTGTGGCTGCGTGCAGAGAGCACAGTtgtgtttgctgatgttgttttggtgtggtCCTGGCCAACAGTATCCTGTTTTTTTCGGTAAAGAGATCGGTCAACCACCTTACAAGGTCCGGGCAGATGTTTCAATATGATCTTCATCCTTAAGGATGGTCGCGCGAGTCAAGCAATTGAGTCAATATTGAGCACATAGTTTATATGTAGCATGTAGGGGTGTTCCACACTCTAGAACACCCCTCTTCTGGAGTGTAACTGCAGTTTGAACTGTGCTCTGTTAACCCCCAGTTCTTCTTACCTGAGCCAGCATGTCTCTACGATCGGCATCTCTATAAAGAGGCATGTACTTGTGCAGGATCCGCAGTGCATGTTGTTTGAAGATGGCTGTAACGTACATGATGGACTTCACTGCAGACACAGGCTTGTTAAAGACGCCGTACACAAAGATCACGCCTTCTTCCGAGGTTGTGCCTGCAGGACAAAAATCCAACCCTGTAACTTATTGTTGTCTCTTCCTACTAACATGGTTTTGTTCACTGGATTggatgatactgtatgtgtgtgtgtgtgtgtgtgtgtgtgtgtgtgtgtgtgtgtgtgtgtgtgtgtgtgttgtacccAGCAGCACTTGTTTCTCTTTCTGCCAGTGGCCCGTCTGGAAGGCAGAGACCGCCTGTTCCTTGATTAAGTCGCCATCAATGAACGGACCCCATGTCTCAAACACCTCCAGGAACCTGAACGGGTTCACAAGCCTGGAACCTGAAATCATCACAGAATCGTCAATTAGCTTGACAATGTAATCTCACAGGGTTTgatggaagatttttttttatggtcgTAGAGGAAGAGAGAAGATTTTCTTGTTGGTTGGATGTTTTTTGGCCATTTTCTAACAGTTCCTCtgaggttttgtttgtttttagaatTGCTCATGTGCCATAGGttcctaaaaaaaacagaaatcaaGATTAAAAATGCTTATAAAATGCTTCCAAAACAGATATGTTCCTTATCTTATAATGTATATCATCAGTAtacagtgtagtaatatgtaCTCGAATCTGACCTATATTAgctaaaataagaaaaaaacaatacaatttgaTTTGCCAAAACGACATTTCGGTAGGATTTCGGTGataaggaacgtagttccggttagttggtggggccacttaagtaaagagtttggcttccccgaaaatatgtgttcaaaatcatttgcatcacaaaaatactTCCTCGAAAAAATGAGACCTCACAATCGCccggcgttactttctctcccgtcgtatcactgtGCGCTATATGTTCCACGGTGGTTACATGCACGGATGAAGACGTTACGACAGCACCGTGTAAACGCTGTGATCGATTGATACCAAGTGAGCAGTGAGCGATtgcgaggtctgattttttcgaggaggcatttttgtgatgtaaatgTTCTACTCTtgtgaacgcatattgttttgagaagccaaactctttactgttTAAGATCAGTTTATTCTATCATAAACTTGCCAGTGTATTTCCCATATTTTATGTAACAGTGGTGCTAAGTTTACTAAGTGTGGGCTGTTGTTTACGTCGTCCTACTTGTTTTTATCTGTGCTTCCAAGATGGCCTGTGGTGTGAGGGATAGCAAGCAGACGAGGTCGCTGATGGAACAGTTGGTCTTCTTTGCAAAGTCCTTTCCAAGCGTCAGGGCGTCGTGTCTAAGAGATTTGGAGGAGAATTGGAAGATCGTGCTTtgggtattttttattatattttcatagCGGTTTTTATTCCTACGTTATTTTATCTTCTTTTTTACTCTGCGTGCTTTGCTGCTATTGCTATTACTGTCCTGTACACTGCATACagtggtgctgctgctggatcCTTCATTTCTGTGAGGGTACATGCCCAACAGATCAATATAATTCTATCTAATCTAATCTTGTTACAATCTGGGCTCACCCACCTAGTCTTGAGAGGGATGGAGAAGGGCAAACTCTGCAGAACAGCCTGTTTGAACAGAGGTTTGCTGCTTTGGATCATCAGGTGAAGACTCACTGACTGAGCGCCAGCGCTCTCTCCAAATATCGTCACCTGACAAAAAACATACTCTTCTTACACTTCAAACTTGCTGCCATCATATCATTGTGTGTACTTGCCTTGCTGGAGTCTCCTCCAAACATGGGGATGTTCCGTTGGACCCAAAGGAGGGCCGCCTGCTGGTCCAGAATCCCATAATTCCCAACAGCTGATGTGGCAGGGTCTTTGCCAGACACAAGGAACCCGAAAGCGCCTTAAATCATAAGTCAACAACACAGTAATTGACTTCAGCGTGACATTTACCAAATTACTTTTCACATATCACTGCTCATGTGTTCTGTCTGGGTGGGGAAGTGCAGTAATTACAATCAGCCATTTCTAATAATGACACTCACACATGCACTTTACGTCTTTCACTGATGATTCAAAAATGTACTTCTCACCCAGTCTGTACTCCAGGTTTACAACAATAGTGCGCGTGAAGTTACTCATGAAGCGGCCGTCATACAGCGGCTTAGAGGCCGAACCAGCAATGAAATCCCCTCCGTGGATCCACACCATCACAGGAAGTGGACTATGAAGAGGGGAGCTGAAGTTCACATCCAAGGGGACAAAGATGTTGAGGTATAGACAGTCCTCGCTGACCTGAATGAGGACAATATGAAGATTAAACTACCTTTTAAATCACAAATATGGTTTTCAGGCCAGAGTAAGTAAGAACGACTCACTACTGCCCCCTGAGTCACAAAGTGGAACAGCATGCTaccatacatgtacagtatcgtttgtcatgattaattgattccagaaACGACCGCAATGTGTGAATTTCTACAatgtaagattcaatattaataaactgaatatttttgtagttagagcatagaaacctgtttataactttctaaTTACTGgtataacattatgagagcccgcccaatagtcacttttacactcctgttattctttgtttacatcacattacggtatcactgcagggacataagaggcggccgccgctagcatagcaagctaccaagctaattagttagcttctccaatttacttattctaaacttaaggaagcgtttcaaacagagtggggaaaaaggacGAAAAAGGacgaagaagccaaaaacttactacatccacacagaatgagaggagaaccttttttcacgcaatctcagccatggcaggtccgcctcagccatggcatgtcggctcggacctgctggctcagtagccagtctccatgcagtgtgaaaggtaatgtcatgtctcattacattactgatgccgagtgaccagaatactacatataacttgtctttcaatattttttcacgaataataggccatattcaaccaccaaacagcaatcatttattaattatttttgttaaaacCGCCATAGTAAGGGAGCGATAGTCAAACTGTGATATAGCGAGTAGTAACGTATGGACAAATGTGCTCTTGCTCAATTTTTACgaacatgtgcttgtcagtctccAAAAGGCGTGTACCTGGTTTTGTGGTGATTCGGTTAAACACATTAAAGTTATGGTTTTGTAGAATACATTGAGCTTTGTGAGAAATTTTAAATCAGTCCAATTTGTGGGGTTTAATGGCGCCGCACATTGTGGTGTAATTGTTAGACAAATAACAGAGTAGTACTAATAACAGAGTAATAATAGAGTAGAATGTTTTGGTTAATTTCGTGGTTTAAAATTGTGGCCTAAACTGATGAAAATAAGTTGCAAGTTGTCTTATTTCTTACATTTTGAGGACATTCCTCAGCAATTGGTCCTCTGCAGCCCTGCATGCATGGCGCCCTGGGGAAGGTGGCATCATAAACCCCCTTCCAAGGACTCACAGGTCTGGGGGACTTCCAGCGGTAAGCCCCGACAGGGGGGTCTGCATATGGGATCCCGTAGAATATATAGGCCTTATCTGCTGTAATACCCTTGATTTGACCATTTTTGGTCACGACCACAGGCCCAGGAGTCCCGCTGATGTCCTTCTTGACTGGTTTGTCCTCCGGCCTCTCCAAAGCTTCAGAAGAGTTTATCTCAAATTCTGGGTTGATGATTAATGGCTCATCTCGTACCACGAGTCCAGGGTACATTCCTCTCAGAAAGCTGACAAGGTCAATCTCATCATCAGTTTTTGTCGCCAGCACCAAAggaaacaacatcagcaaacacgTCCAGCTCCCCATTTTGCAATTGAACAGCTCTTTTTCCTCCACACTCAACTCAGATCATGATTTGAATTGAGTGATGTTCCAGCAAAAACCTCCACCAGCCGGCAGCCTCTAACACTCTGCAGGGCTTGTGACTCCAATTTGAGCAGTTGCTTGGCAAATTTATCAGACAAAAGTAGCTCTGTCTGACTCCACTAGACCCCGAGCACCGAAATACAGACATGCTATGCAGGACTGTAATGGAGCACGCATCGTCTTTACTTTTCTCTATTTAATCAGGCTGCATGCAAGGGAAACTACAGTTAGTGGCGGTAAATTCGCCCATTCTGAGTCACTGAAGTGATCCGATTCAGCTGAATTGAGTGTTGAGTGTTGTGCGTAAAATATGTGAGCCACATAATAAACACCAATGTTTTTAACCACTTATTTATTCAATAGTTAAATTATTACAACAAAAGTCTGTTacgcttatgtcgacaacctgTCTTAAGTCAACCAAATGATCAagtcttattattaaaaagtgccCCCTTAAGCCGACATCGACCCAAATGGCTAATTTCTCCACGTGTTGAAACATTGTTGACATCATTAACGCCAAGCAGCGTGACAGCAACTTCACTACTCTCTAGCTACAGTACACAGCATTAAATCAGAGTGGGACAGAGTGACCTCCTGTTCAATGCAAAGTAAGTTTGAAGATTTGGAAACGGCCATCTCTCGGTACATTTCATACACCAGACTTTATTTTACCAGCCATTTTCATCTAGTTTGACCAATTTACTTGGCAAAAGACGAAATGCTCTAGGCCGCAGATTAAGATCTACACAAATGTCAGTCATCAATGCCAAGGGTGGTGGTGTGATTCTCgctctgtttttgttgtgttcttaTTGCTATATTGTTGATATAGttctatttacagtatattttgggAGTCAGGAGGGCCTAAGGGGCAAAGAGCCAAAAGATTTTAATAGAAGCTAATagtattttgcactattggctTCATTTTGCTCAAAGAACTGTATTTAATAAAAGGGAAAAGGGGcaatactttattttgttgatgttgttacaTTGTCATATAGTTTTGTATTtacattgttaaattgttcacaaataaattAGTTGATAAAGCATTTGACCCACTATGATTAATCATGACttaatattcaagattcaagattcaagattcaagagttttattgtcatatgcacggtaaaacaggcagttatactatgcaatgaaattcttattgtgttcattctcccaagaaaagaaagaaaacacaagaaagaataagaacataagaaacataaacatatataccaataaattaagcaacaacaacagaagagacattaatacaaataaataaataaaaaagtgttatgagtgtgtgcgcgtgttgcgtgcggcgtttgtgagtgcttcgttgagaagcctgatggcctgtgggtaaaagctgttttccagccttgtggtcctggacttcaaactcctgtagcgtctgcctgacggtaggagtgtgaataatgagtgttgtggatgtgtgctgtccttgatgaggttgtgtgttcttcgtaggactcttgcagtgaggggagggctgccccaacaatgttctgtgaggtcttgatcacccgctggagtgccttcctatcacgtgttgtacagttaccgtaccaaacagtggtACAACTCAGGAGCAAAGTTACAAAATCTTTCAaggaacttgaaaaatgtctaGTAAAAAATCGGTAATACTGcgcctgtatttacttggtatcaaaTTGAacccaaaatttgcagtatcgcccaaaCCCACTACACAAGTTGAAATCAGAGAATGTACATTTGCGTgcacactgacacctagtggtcaaaacaggaagcactTGTGAAACCCATATAGAGACTGCCCAGTGTCCACTACACAGATTTCTGAGGAAATGTCACGATGACACAATCAGGTATGCcagcaaaatgttaataaatctGAACATATTTACATAAAGTACAATGATCCAAGCGCTGGTCAATAGTTTTAACTTCCGGGTTTACATGTGACGTAATCACACACCTGTCATTTATTAATGGTGTGACTGTTCTCGCCAGGccttccaaaaaaataaataaatacccgATTTGTTTTGCTGAAATTACGAagaaaatgtgagaaattcgCAATTCAATTATTAAtagtaatttttttaattaatattaactTGATGTCGTTATCAACAGGAATTCCGTAGACATTTTTCCAGTCATCCTTGTCACACTACTGCTTCATATATTATACGGTGAGTATGGCGCTGCttttaaatatacataattaTGTTTTGATCAGTCACGTTTAGAAATTCTGTTTATTAGGAAGTGCTGGTGGCGTTTGCTTTTCTATATGCTGGATGGACATGAACGATTTTCTGAAAAGGTACaaacgtattttttttccattgttttcctgaatgtttcttctttctgctccctgacgccattttgtttgttttcaatgtTTGTAGCAAATGAACGTAATGCTGTTTGTATTTTACGCCACGTATGCGTTCATCTACTAGCAATTCTGTTCATGTTTCTAAATTAAAGCTTTGAATAACAAAAGAAAGGaacaaaagataaataaaataactcaCTGTAAATGCAGTAATACTAATAGTTTTCTGATGCTGAATCCAATTTTGTCCATTCCCAGCTATGATGGCAGTATCTGGCTCAATGACACAGAATTAAAAGACATTGGGACTTTGGGCAAGGTGACTTCACTGGCTCTACCTCCTCCAGGTGTAGAAAACAAGCTGACCCTTGACTATGGAGACACAATTCTCACATGGTCCTTAACTATTTCCCCAGGTAAGCATTTCGTCTTTAATGTAACGACTTGACTGAATGATTCTTGTATTTATGATGTGCTGATCTCTAATTGTAAGATACCATGCAAACCAAAGTCAGTGGTCGACATAAACCCCAGGAACATCCATCATTTACCACACAGGTGATGGAATACCTGCAATTGCTCAATGTTAGAAACTGTTTTCAGAattcttttttctgtttttaggtTATGCTGGATTTGTTGGATCCCAATGAAGTGTTTCCGTGTGAAAATGGAACAATCTTCTTCTATCAGGATGAAAACTTCTTCCTGGCTTTTGGTAAAAATgcatgactgtgtgtgtatttgttttgttatcTGATCATACTGGAAAGTGGTTTTCATGACTTCTTTTTGTCTGTGTCTCAGTTCACATAAGTGAACACGCTA contains:
- the LOC129168437 gene encoding cAMP-regulated D2 protein translates to MGSWTCLLMLFPLVLATKTDDEIDLVSFLRGMYPGLVVRDEPLIINPEFEINSSEALERPEDKPVKKDISGTPGPVVVTKNGQIKGITADKAYIFYGIPYADPPVGAYRWKSPRPVSPWKGVYDATFPRAPCMQGCRGPIAEECPQNVSEDCLYLNIFVPLDVNFSSPLHSPLPVMVWIHGGDFIAGSASKPLYDGRFMSNFTRTIVVNLEYRLGAFGFLVSGKDPATSAVGNYGILDQQAALLWVQRNIPMFGGDSSKVTIFGESAGAQSVSLHLMIQSSKPLFKQAVLQSLPFSIPLKTRHDALTLGKDFAKKTNCSISDLVCLLSLTPQAILEAQIKTSSRLVNPFRFLEVFETWGPFIDGDLIKEQAVSAFQTGHWQKEKQVLLGTTSEEGVIFVYGVFNKPVSAVKSIMYVTAIFKQHALRILHKYMPLYRDADRRDMLAQIVTDFVFLCPLRRSARAGTEAGSKAWMYVFDHVVSDPRVWSGLTFCYSRVCHGAELPFIFDSAAVANFTMTLPEKLLSNRVLCYWGAFAHTGDPASRAHQTTFCRKQRLPLWPRYSETSGWLVMNLTVRSHAQVGTRSHVCDFWDHLGIY